In Sceloporus undulatus isolate JIND9_A2432 ecotype Alabama chromosome 7, SceUnd_v1.1, whole genome shotgun sequence, one DNA window encodes the following:
- the LOC121937078 gene encoding radial spoke head protein 3 homolog B-like — protein sequence MASTSVILSREDAAAGPSATYTYYSQPRTLPARRKYRASLDPNEPQEEEPIRYANLMYERRVVRGNTYALHVLPWSEEPDPLELQRRREAHRKALARKRAKEQLRTRTPDPLEGRRHVNVQTELYLEELADRIIEVDVECQTDAFLDRPATPLFIPAKSGRDVATQIWEGELFDFDIEVRPMLEVLVGKTIEQALLEVMEEEELANMRAHQYAYLEMRCAELAEVQRLEEQERRHREEKERRKKQQLEVLQKEKETSEKIAARAFAQRYLSDLIPSVFGSLRDSGYFYDPVERDIETGFVPWVMGQVEENTEKKVLGRTVADILIRNVMELRLDSFEQGVLLIPREPEVVQPPEQVVQPKPSVEVVIAASSAEPEPSDQPDVPSQPEPSDQTEVPVHLEPSDQTEASRYLEVPDQGQVPVEPDVAERLVVPDQAKAEEGEPEIKDPETQ from the exons ATGGCCTCCACTTCGGTCATCCTCTCCCGGGAGGACGCTGCGGCCGGACCCTCGGCCACCTACACCTACTACAGCCAGCCCAGGACTCTGCCCGCAAGGAGGAAGTACCGGGCCTCCCTGGACCCCAATGAGCCCCA GGAGGAAGAACCAATTCGCTATGCCAACCTCATGTACGAGAGGAGAGTCGTCCGAGGGAACACATATGCCCTTCACGTTCTGCCCTGG tctGAAGAACCTGACCCCCTTGAGCTCCAGAGGCGACGGGAAGCCCATCGCAAAGCTCTGGCCAGGAAGCGAGCCAAAGAGCAACTCCGGACGCGGACTCCTGACCCCTTGGAGGGCCGGCGGCATGTGAATGTCCAAACAG AATTGTATCTGGAAGAGCTCGCTGATCGCATCATCGAGGTGGATGTCGAGTGTCAGACGGATGCCTTCCTAGACAGGCCGGCCACTCCGCTCTTCATTCCTGCAAAGTCCGGCAGAGATGTGGCCACGCAGATATGGGAAGGAGAG CTTTTCGATTTTGATATCGAAGTCCGCCCGATGCTGGAGGTACTGGTGGGCAAAACCATTGAGCAAGCCCTGCTGGAGGtcatggaggaggaagagctggCCAACATGCGGGCGCATCAGTACGCCTACCTGGAGATGCGTTGTGCTGAACTTGCTGAGGTCCAGCGCCTTGAGGAACAAGAGAGGCGGCACCGAGAAGAAAAA gaacGCCGTAAGAAGCAGCAGCTGGAAGTCctgcaaaaggagaaggaaacctCGGAAAAAATCGCGGCCCGGGCTTTCGCTCAGCGTTACCTGTCGGACTTGATTCCTTCTGTTTTCGGGAGCCTCCGTGACAGTGGATATTTCTATGATCCCgtggaaagag ACATCGAGACAGGTTTCGTCCCATGGGTGATGGGGCAAGTTGAAGAAAACACGGAGAAGAAAGTTCTTGGCAGAACAGTGGCTGACA TCTTAATTCGTAACGTGATGGAGCTGAGGTTGGACTCCTTCGAACAGGGGGTGTTACTGATCCCTCGTGAACCGGAAGTCGTCCAACCTCCCGAACAGGTAGTCCAGCCCAAACCATCAGTCGAAGTGGTCATAGCTGCGTCCTCGGCTGAACCAGAACCTTCGGACCAGCCAGACGTTCCCAGTCAGCCAGAACCTTCAGACCAGACAGAAGTTCCTGTTCACCTGGAACCTTCAGACCAGACAGAAGCTTCCAGATACCTAGAGGTTCCAGATCAGGGGCAAGTCCCAGTTGAACCAGATGTTGCTGAGAGGCTGGTAGTCCCGGATCAAGCCAAAGCCGAAGAAGGAGAGCCGGAAATAAAAGACCCTGAAACACAATAA